A genome region from Anolis carolinensis isolate JA03-04 chromosome 6, rAnoCar3.1.pri, whole genome shotgun sequence includes the following:
- the LOC100565705 gene encoding 5-beta-cholestane-3-alpha,7-alpha-diol 12-alpha-hydroxylase-like gives MDFWLMVLCALLAAVLGGLYLVGAFRKRGANEPPVDKGLIPWLGHGLNFRNDTLSFLQQMQKKHGDVFTVLIAGHFYTFLIDPLSFEAVVKEGRAKLDFYPIGYELVGNVFAFRPSEKMHKVIETSSVKHLSGDGLEVMTKAMMDSLQKVMLHKLGSEESPKPWKQDGFFHFCYNKVFRAGYFALYGNKPGKGKKEKESALKQDLKESEEIFKQFRKYDQLFPRFSYSMLTFGEKKEVESLWSYFWNILSVKNVYQKDNISGWIHDQQQQLAETGMPEHMRDRFMFLLLWAAQSNTGPASFWLLAHLLKNPQAMEEVRKEVTAVVRDSGQELKPGNAVLNVTREMLSQTPVLDSAVKETLRMAAAPMLIRAVLEDMQLKMNDGRAYALRKGDRVAIFPYLTHMDPEIHPEPLVFKHDRFLTTDGKKKKFYKNGEKVKYATMPWGAGVSVCRGRFFAINEIKLFAFLMVTCFEMELVNPEVKIPPIDKRRFGFGVMQPSHDIQFRYRLRY, from the coding sequence ATGGATTTCTGGCTGATGGTCCTATGTGCCCTCCTGGCAGCCGTCCTAGGGGGGCTCTACCTGGTGGGAGCATTCCGCAAGCGGGGAGCCAACGAGCCCCCCGTGGATAAAGGCCTCATTCCCTGGCTAGGGCATGGTTTGAACTTCAGGAACGACACTCTCAGTTTCCTGCAGCAGATGCAAAAGAAACACGGCGACGTTTTCACTGTATTGATTGCTGGACACTTCTATACCTTTCTGATAGACCCGCTGTCATTTGAAGCCGTGGTGAAAGAAGGAAGAGCCAAGCTGGATTTTTACCCCATTGGCTATGAACTTGTTGGTAATGTGTTTGCCTTCCGGCCTTCTGAAAAGATGCATAAGGTAATAGAGACATCTAGTGTCAAGCACCTTTCAGGAGACGGGTTGGAGGTGATGACAAAAGCCATGATGGACAGCTTGCAGAAGGTGATGCTTCACAAACTGGGCTCTGAAGAAAGCCCGAAGCCCTGGAAACAAGATGGATTCTTCCACTTCTGCTATAATAAGGTCTTCAGGGCTGGATATTTCGCTTTGTATGGAAACAAGCCCGGTAAAggcaagaaggagaaagaaagtgcCTTGAAGCAGGACCTCAAGGAGTCTGAAGAAATATTTAAGCAATTCCGAAAGTACGACCAGCTTTTCCCCCGCTTTTCCTATtcgatgttgacttttggagaaaagaaagaagttgAGAGTCTCTGGAGCTACTTCTGGAACATCCTCTCAGTGAAGAATGTCTACCAGAAAGACAACATCAGTGGCTGGATCCAtgaccagcagcagcagcttgcTGAGACTGGCATGCCCGAACACATGCGGGATCGGTTTATGTTTTTGCTTCTCTGGGCTGCTCAAAGCAACACGGGTCCGGCTTCCTTCTGGCTCCTTGCACACCTTCTAAAGAATCCCCAGGCCATGGAGGAGGTGAGGAAAGAAGTGACCGCAGTGGTGAGAGATTCTGGCCAGGAGCTAAAGCCGGGCAACGCAGTGCTGAATGTGACCCGGGAGATGTTAAGCCAGACCCCAGTCTTGGACAGTGCTGTGAAGGAGACACTAAGGATGGCAGCGGCTCCTATGCTGATCCGAGCTGTGCTGGAAGACATGCAGCTCAAGATGAATGATGGGAGGGCGTACGCTTTGCGCAAAGGGGACAGGGTCGCCATTTTCCCCTATTTGACCCACATGGACCCAGAAATCCACCCTGAGCCCCTTGTTTTCAAGCATGACCGCTTCCTGACCACGGATGGCAAAAAAAAGAAATTCtataaaaatggggaaaaggtgaaaTATGCCACCATGCCATGGGGGGCAGGGGTCTCTGTTTGCCGGGGGCGTTTCTTTGCAATCAATGAGATCAAGCTCTTTGCCTTCCTCATGGTCACTTGTTTTGAGATGGAGCTGGTGAACCCAGAAGTCAAAATTCCTCCAATAGACAAAAGGCGTTTTGGGTTTGGCGTCATGCAGCCCTCACATGATATCCAGTTCAGGTACCGGTTGCGCTACTGA